The Burkholderia mayonis DNA window GTGTGTCGACGATTCGGCGCTGATCCGCAGCTTGATGACCGAAATCATCAACAGCCAGCCCGACATGGAGGTGTGCGCGACGGCGCCCGATCCGCTCGTCGCGCGCGAGCTGATCAAGCAGCACAACCCGGACGTGCTGACGCTCGACGTCGAAATGCCGCGGATGGACGGCCTCGACTTCCTCGAGAAGCTGATGCGCCTGCGGCCGATGCCGGTCGTGATGGTGTCGTCGCTGACCGAGCGCGGCTCGGAAATCACGCTGCGCGCGCTCGAGCTCGGCGCGGTCGACTTCGTCACGAAGCCGCGCGTCGGGATTCGCGACGGGATGCTCGAATACTCGGAAAGGCTGGCCGACAAGGTGCGCGCCGCGTCGCGCGCGCGCGTGCGGCAGAATCCGCAGCCGCACGCGGCCGCCGCCGCGCCCGGCCACGCCGGCGCCGCCGCGCCGCTCATCAACAATCCGCTCGTCAGTACCGAGAAGCTGATCATCGTCGGTGCGTCGACGGGCGGCACCGAGGCGATCCGCGAGGTGCTGACGCCGCTGCCGCCCGACGCGCCCGCCGTCCTGATCGCGCAGCACATGCCGCCCGGCTTCACGCGCTCGTTCGCGCAGCGCCTGAACGGACTGTGCCGGATCTCGGTGAAGGAGGCGGAGCACGGCGAGCGCGTGCTGCCGGGCCACGCGTACATCGCGCCCGGCCACGCGCACCTGCTGCTCGCGCGAAGCGGCGCGAACTACATCGCGCATCTGTCGGACGATCCGCCCGTCAACCGCCATCGCCCGTCGGTCGACGTGCTGTTCCGCTCGGCCGCGCAGCACGCGGGCAAGAACGCGCTCGGCGTGATCCTGACCGGGATGGGCCGCGACGGCGCGGCCGGGCTGCTTGAAATGAAAAAGGCGGGCGCGTATACGTTCGCCCAGGACGAGGCGAGCTGCGTCGTGTTCGGGATGCCGCGCGAGGCGATCGCGATGGGCGGCGTCGACGA harbors:
- a CDS encoding protein-glutamate methylesterase/protein-glutamine glutaminase is translated as MQKKIKVLCVDDSALIRSLMTEIINSQPDMEVCATAPDPLVARELIKQHNPDVLTLDVEMPRMDGLDFLEKLMRLRPMPVVMVSSLTERGSEITLRALELGAVDFVTKPRVGIRDGMLEYSERLADKVRAASRARVRQNPQPHAAAAAPGHAGAAAPLINNPLVSTEKLIIVGASTGGTEAIREVLTPLPPDAPAVLIAQHMPPGFTRSFAQRLNGLCRISVKEAEHGERVLPGHAYIAPGHAHLLLARSGANYIAHLSDDPPVNRHRPSVDVLFRSAAQHAGKNALGVILTGMGRDGAAGLLEMKKAGAYTFAQDEASCVVFGMPREAIAMGGVDDVAPLSDMSRRIMARLASMGDRVQRV